The following coding sequences are from one Sphingobium sp. Cam5-1 window:
- the trxB gene encoding thioredoxin-disulfide reductase — MTATHSTRMLILGSGPAGLSAAIYGARAGLAPIVVQGMQPGGQLTITTDVENYPGFRDVIQGPWLMEQMQAQAEHVGAQMMYDQIVDVDLSERPFRLTGDSGTRYFADSLVIATGAQAKWLGTEGEQLLQGKGVSACATCDGFFYRGKKVVVIGGGNTAVEEALYLTNHSHDVTLIHRRDSLRAEKILQQRLFAHPNIKVLWNQKIERFVGGGNPEGLVGVDLVDTVTGKASHIETDGAFVAIGHQPATELFVDKLPMDEGYLIVEPGTTRTSIPGVFAAGDVSDKIYRQAVTAAGMGCMAALDVEKFLAEADFEAMAAE, encoded by the coding sequence ATGACCGCTACCCATTCCACTCGCATGCTGATCCTCGGTTCGGGGCCGGCTGGCCTGTCCGCAGCCATTTATGGCGCGCGCGCGGGGCTGGCGCCGATCGTGGTGCAGGGCATGCAGCCGGGCGGGCAGCTCACCATCACGACTGATGTGGAAAATTATCCGGGCTTCCGCGACGTGATCCAGGGGCCGTGGCTGATGGAGCAGATGCAGGCGCAGGCTGAGCATGTCGGCGCGCAGATGATGTACGACCAGATCGTCGATGTCGATTTGTCGGAGCGTCCCTTTCGCCTGACGGGCGATAGCGGGACGCGCTATTTCGCGGACTCTCTGGTGATCGCGACGGGCGCTCAGGCGAAGTGGCTGGGCACCGAGGGCGAGCAGCTGTTGCAGGGCAAGGGCGTTTCCGCCTGCGCGACCTGCGATGGATTTTTCTATCGGGGCAAGAAGGTGGTCGTGATCGGCGGCGGCAACACCGCGGTCGAGGAGGCGCTTTACCTCACCAACCATAGCCATGACGTTACGCTGATCCATCGCCGTGATTCGTTGCGGGCGGAGAAGATCTTGCAGCAGCGGCTGTTTGCGCATCCGAACATCAAGGTGCTGTGGAATCAGAAGATCGAGCGGTTCGTGGGTGGCGGTAATCCGGAAGGGCTGGTCGGCGTCGATCTGGTCGATACGGTGACGGGCAAGGCTTCGCATATCGAGACGGACGGGGCGTTCGTCGCGATCGGGCATCAGCCTGCGACCGAGCTGTTCGTGGACAAGCTGCCTATGGATGAAGGCTATCTGATCGTGGAACCGGGTACGACGCGTACCTCTATTCCTGGCGTGTTCGCGGCGGGTGATGTCAGCGACAAGATTTATCGGCAGGCGGTGACGGCAGCGGGCATGGGATGCATGGCTGCGCTGGACGTGGAGAAGTTCCTGGCCGAGGCGGATTTTGAGGCGATGGCAGCTGAGTGA
- a CDS encoding acyl-CoA ligase (AMP-forming), exosortase A system-associated, producing the protein MELSSATLIDGEEVRPIDHLLLRGEAARPALDGRSGSQDYAELETTLGRLAGWLAGFGLKKGARVASWIAKGPVAALMPLAAPRAGLVHVPVNPLLKHAQVAHILADSGARLLIGTPARLDTLQQGDVPDDCRLLREEDAAAAMSGGAELPPSEAGPHDLAAILYTSGSTGRPKGVMLSHANLWLGAASVARYLGLSAEDRTLCVLPFSFDYGQNQLFSTWYAGGCVYPLDYLTARDVMKSVDKRDITTLAGVPPLWVQLTELEWKPEVAGKLKRLTNSGGALTRPLVAKLRGLFPEADLYPMYGLTEAFRSTYLPPALVDSYPDSMGSAIPHAEILVVRPDGSVTDDDEAGELVHCGPLVAQGYWRDEARTAERFKPAPSSSRYGGMAVWSGDSVRRDGQGLLYFVGRDDAMIKSSGNRISPTEIEEAAVAVPGVAEAVALGIKDERLGQAVLLLIRSGDADAEAAVEARLKTELPNFMQPRTIIRLADFPRTPNGKIDRVALAKEYDR; encoded by the coding sequence ATGGAGTTAAGCAGCGCCACCCTGATCGATGGCGAGGAAGTTCGCCCGATCGACCACCTGTTGTTGCGGGGCGAGGCGGCGCGTCCGGCGCTGGATGGCCGATCGGGGTCGCAGGATTATGCCGAGCTTGAAACGACGCTGGGTCGCCTGGCGGGCTGGCTGGCGGGGTTCGGGCTGAAAAAGGGTGCGCGGGTTGCAAGCTGGATTGCCAAGGGGCCGGTCGCCGCGCTGATGCCATTGGCGGCCCCGCGCGCGGGGCTGGTGCATGTGCCGGTCAATCCGCTGCTGAAACATGCGCAGGTGGCTCACATCCTGGCCGACAGCGGCGCACGGTTACTGATCGGCACTCCGGCGCGGCTTGACACTTTGCAGCAGGGTGATGTTCCGGATGACTGCCGTCTGTTGCGGGAGGAGGACGCAGCGGCGGCCATGAGTGGTGGTGCTGAGTTGCCGCCGTCCGAGGCCGGGCCGCATGATCTGGCGGCGATCCTTTATACCAGTGGATCGACCGGGCGGCCCAAGGGGGTGATGCTCAGCCACGCCAATCTTTGGCTCGGTGCGGCGAGTGTGGCTCGGTATCTGGGCCTCAGTGCCGAGGACCGGACCTTGTGCGTGCTGCCCTTCAGTTTCGATTATGGGCAGAATCAGCTGTTTTCGACCTGGTATGCGGGCGGGTGCGTCTATCCACTCGACTATCTGACGGCGCGTGACGTCATGAAGTCGGTGGACAAGCGTGACATCACGACGCTGGCCGGGGTGCCGCCGCTTTGGGTGCAGTTGACCGAGCTTGAATGGAAGCCGGAGGTGGCGGGGAAGCTGAAGCGCCTGACGAATAGTGGTGGCGCGCTCACCCGGCCGTTGGTGGCGAAATTGCGCGGCCTTTTCCCCGAGGCCGACCTTTATCCCATGTATGGGCTGACCGAGGCTTTTCGCTCCACCTATCTGCCGCCCGCCTTGGTGGACAGCTACCCAGACTCGATGGGGTCGGCGATACCGCATGCGGAGATATTGGTGGTGCGGCCGGACGGCAGCGTGACGGACGATGATGAAGCGGGTGAGCTGGTTCATTGCGGGCCGCTTGTGGCGCAGGGTTATTGGCGGGATGAGGCGCGCACGGCCGAGCGGTTCAAGCCTGCGCCGTCATCCTCTCGCTATGGCGGCATGGCAGTCTGGTCGGGGGATAGCGTCAGGCGGGACGGGCAGGGGTTGCTCTATTTCGTTGGACGTGATGACGCGATGATCAAATCCTCGGGCAATCGCATCAGTCCGACCGAGATTGAGGAAGCGGCGGTGGCGGTGCCCGGGGTGGCGGAGGCCGTCGCGCTGGGCATCAAGGATGAACGGTTGGGGCAGGCGGTGTTGTTGCTTATCCGGTCTGGCGACGCTGATGCCGAGGCGGCGGTCGAGGCGAGGTTGAAGACCGAATTGCCAAACTTCATGCAGCCCCGAACGATCATCAGGCTGGCGGATTTTCCCCGGACGCCTAATGGCAAGATCGACCGAGTGGCACTGGCCAAGGAATATGACAGATGA
- a CDS encoding circularly permuted type 2 ATP-grasp protein yields MPFHEMFEPDGSIRPCYAEVQNWVERTGIAGLNRRLDEAEAIFRRIGITFAVYGEGGDPERLIPFDLLPRIFTAQEWRVLDRGIRQRARALNAFLHDVYHRGEIVKAGIMPADIIYQNSAYLAEMADFTPPGKVYSHIVGIDIVRTGPSRFEVLEDNCRTPSGVSYMLENREIMTRMFPELFAQGLVAPVDDYPAELLKSLKEVAPPACKGDPVVVLLTPGSLNSAYYEHSFLADLMGVELVEPADLFVDEDRVWMKTTLGPRQVDVIYRRIDDEYLDPLVFRPDSLLGIPGIFNVYRNGGVTLASAPGAGIADDKAVYIYVPEMIRFYLGEQPILENIQTWQCGKPDECAYVLEHLHELVAKEVHGSGGYGMLIGPKSTSAEIAAYAERIRANPGEFIAQPTLDLSTVPTLGPASVVGRHADFRPYCLVGKQIRLVPGGLTRVALTEGSLVVNSSQGGGVKDTWVLQD; encoded by the coding sequence TTGCCCTTCCACGAAATGTTTGAGCCGGATGGTTCGATACGGCCTTGCTATGCCGAAGTGCAGAATTGGGTGGAGCGGACAGGTATCGCAGGGCTCAACCGCAGGTTGGATGAAGCGGAAGCGATCTTCAGACGTATCGGCATTACCTTTGCGGTTTATGGCGAGGGCGGCGATCCGGAGCGATTGATCCCGTTCGACCTGTTGCCGCGTATCTTCACCGCGCAGGAATGGCGCGTGCTGGACCGGGGCATCAGGCAGCGGGCGCGGGCGTTGAACGCGTTTCTGCATGACGTCTATCATCGTGGAGAGATTGTGAAGGCGGGGATCATGCCCGCCGATATCATCTATCAGAACAGTGCCTATCTCGCTGAAATGGCGGATTTCACGCCGCCGGGAAAAGTGTACAGCCATATCGTCGGGATCGACATTGTCCGTACCGGCCCTTCGCGGTTCGAGGTGCTGGAGGATAATTGCCGCACCCCCTCGGGCGTTTCTTACATGCTGGAAAATCGCGAGATTATGACGCGCATGTTCCCGGAGCTGTTCGCGCAGGGGCTGGTGGCTCCGGTCGATGATTATCCTGCCGAGTTGCTCAAGAGCCTGAAGGAAGTCGCGCCGCCCGCGTGCAAAGGCGATCCCGTGGTTGTGCTGCTGACGCCGGGATCGCTCAACAGCGCCTATTATGAGCATAGCTTCCTGGCCGACCTGATGGGTGTGGAGCTGGTGGAGCCTGCCGACCTGTTCGTCGATGAGGATCGGGTGTGGATGAAGACGACGCTTGGCCCCCGGCAGGTCGATGTCATTTACCGCCGGATCGATGACGAATATCTCGATCCGCTGGTGTTTCGGCCGGACAGCCTGCTGGGCATTCCCGGCATCTTCAACGTGTATCGCAATGGCGGGGTGACGCTGGCGTCGGCGCCGGGCGCGGGGATCGCGGATGACAAGGCGGTCTATATCTACGTTCCGGAGATGATCCGATTTTACCTGGGGGAGCAGCCGATCCTGGAAAATATCCAGACGTGGCAGTGCGGGAAGCCGGATGAATGCGCCTATGTGCTGGAACATCTGCATGAGTTGGTGGCCAAGGAGGTTCATGGATCGGGCGGCTATGGGATGCTGATCGGCCCCAAATCGACCAGTGCGGAGATCGCCGCCTATGCGGAGCGGATCAGGGCCAATCCGGGTGAGTTCATCGCGCAGCCAACGCTGGACCTTTCGACCGTGCCTACTCTTGGTCCGGCTTCGGTGGTTGGGCGGCATGCGGATTTCCGGCCCTATTGTCTGGTGGGCAAGCAGATCAGGCTGGTGCCCGGCGGGCTGACGCGAGTTGCGCTGACGGAAGGGTCGTTGGTGGTGAACTCCAGTCAGGGGGGTGGGGTGAAGGATACATGGGTGTTGCAGGACTGA
- a CDS encoding transglutaminase family protein: protein MKLLVRHQTTYRYAATAGRVAMRLKLMPIDTASQRVVEWRVSVNGEPVEGFRCNSFGEMEAVWIRHDRLDNAVIVAEGLAETSETSGVLGHGEGRVPSVYFLRETQLTRTSDAIRDMALSLPDDGGTLARLHALSAAVSDAVAYRGGVTSSDTTAAEAFALGAGVCQDHAQIFIAGARALGIPARYVTGYLLAEGGVALHETHAWVEACVPDLGWVGFDPSNRICVTERYLRLASGLDANVAAPIRGSVTAAGDIWIDADVRIAQAEEGVEERQLQRQQQQSLQPAIPQD from the coding sequence TTGAAACTGCTGGTCCGCCATCAGACGACCTATCGTTATGCCGCGACGGCAGGCCGGGTGGCGATGCGCCTGAAGCTGATGCCGATCGACACGGCGTCGCAAAGGGTGGTGGAATGGCGGGTCAGCGTAAATGGCGAGCCGGTCGAAGGGTTCCGCTGCAACAGCTTTGGCGAGATGGAGGCTGTCTGGATACGGCATGACCGGCTGGACAATGCGGTGATCGTTGCCGAAGGGTTGGCGGAGACGAGCGAGACGAGCGGCGTTCTGGGCCATGGTGAGGGCCGGGTGCCCTCCGTCTATTTTCTGCGGGAAACGCAGCTGACCCGAACTTCCGACGCCATTCGGGACATGGCGCTTTCCCTGCCGGATGATGGGGGTACGCTGGCGCGGCTGCATGCCTTGTCAGCGGCGGTCAGCGACGCTGTGGCCTATCGGGGCGGCGTGACGTCTTCGGATACCACGGCGGCAGAGGCTTTTGCACTGGGGGCGGGGGTTTGTCAGGACCATGCGCAGATATTCATCGCGGGCGCGCGCGCCCTCGGCATACCGGCTCGCTATGTGACCGGCTATCTGCTCGCGGAGGGCGGCGTTGCATTGCATGAAACCCACGCCTGGGTTGAGGCGTGTGTGCCGGATCTGGGCTGGGTCGGGTTCGATCCGTCGAACCGGATTTGTGTGACGGAACGCTATCTGCGGCTGGCGTCGGGCCTGGATGCCAATGTGGCGGCGCCCATCCGGGGGTCCGTGACGGCGGCGGGCGATATCTGGATTGACGCGGACGTTCGGATCGCGCAGGCGGAGGAAGGGGTGGAAGAAAGGCAGCTGCAACGGCAGCAACAACAAAGCCTTCAGCCTGCCATCCCGCAGGATTGA
- a CDS encoding phosphopantetheine-binding protein: MRAKTSMPVDRTSDTTNAMRDLLRDVLALSQERVDAFDADTPLFGALPELDSMAVATLLTEMEDRLDILIEDDDIDGETFETFGTLVAFAQTKLEA; the protein is encoded by the coding sequence ATGCGGGCGAAAACCTCTATGCCGGTCGACCGGACAAGCGACACGACGAATGCGATGCGCGATCTGCTTCGCGATGTTCTGGCCCTATCGCAGGAACGCGTCGATGCGTTCGACGCCGACACGCCCCTGTTCGGCGCTTTGCCCGAACTGGACTCCATGGCCGTCGCCACGCTGCTGACGGAGATGGAAGACCGGCTCGACATCCTGATCGAGGATGACGACATTGACGGCGAAACCTTCGAGACCTTCGGCACGCTGGTTGCCTTCGCACAGACAAAGCTAGAGGCCTGA
- a CDS encoding GNAT family N-acetyltransferase: protein MLVTREYSTIAEARQALGGRMDRAATPSLFDRIDWFESLHEHCFAHQPIRVLQAIEGQVEAWLFLLSPSSERQSALANWYSFAWSPIYLGHPDEPMRRRLAEILAAELFKTGRHIDFYPVGDTAEMLLDAFRRSGWFGVRRPMGGRHMLALNGHDFAAYWADRPSRLRNQVQRKARSSRFTIEIRDQVDDALWHDYVTVHASSWKQPEPGLSFLRALAEREAAAGTLRLGFARLNGQPVATQLWTVENDVALIHKLAHDRAFDGASPGTLLSHAMFAHAIDTDRVSVIDYGTGDNPYKAEWMEQRQTLYRLDFFNPRFASTWIPAARTAISALVG from the coding sequence TTGCTGGTCACAAGGGAATACAGCACGATCGCGGAGGCCCGGCAGGCGCTGGGCGGACGGATGGATCGCGCCGCGACGCCCTCCCTCTTCGACCGCATCGACTGGTTCGAATCGCTGCACGAACATTGCTTCGCCCATCAGCCCATCCGCGTCCTTCAGGCGATCGAGGGACAAGTCGAAGCATGGCTGTTCCTGCTGTCGCCCTCTTCTGAACGGCAGAGCGCGCTTGCCAACTGGTACAGCTTCGCCTGGTCGCCCATATATCTCGGCCATCCTGACGAGCCGATGCGCCGCCGTCTGGCAGAGATACTCGCCGCCGAACTGTTCAAGACCGGCCGCCACATCGACTTCTACCCGGTAGGCGATACGGCGGAGATGCTCCTTGATGCCTTTCGGCGCAGCGGCTGGTTCGGCGTGCGGCGGCCCATGGGCGGACGCCATATGCTCGCCCTAAACGGCCACGACTTCGCCGCCTATTGGGCGGATCGTCCCAGCCGCCTGCGCAATCAGGTCCAACGCAAGGCCCGCTCCAGCCGCTTCACCATCGAGATTCGTGATCAGGTCGATGACGCCCTGTGGCACGACTATGTGACGGTACATGCGAGCAGTTGGAAACAGCCAGAACCCGGCCTCTCCTTCCTCCGCGCGCTGGCAGAGCGAGAGGCGGCCGCCGGAACCCTACGGCTCGGCTTTGCGCGCCTCAACGGACAGCCGGTAGCAACCCAGCTTTGGACCGTCGAAAATGACGTCGCCCTGATCCACAAGCTCGCGCATGATCGGGCCTTCGACGGCGCTTCTCCGGGCACATTGCTCAGCCACGCGATGTTCGCCCATGCCATAGATACCGACAGAGTGAGCGTGATCGACTATGGCACCGGCGACAATCCCTACAAGGCGGAATGGATGGAGCAGCGCCAGACGCTCTACCGTCTCGACTTCTTCAATCCACGATTTGCCTCGACATGGATTCCCGCCGCGCGAACCGCGATTTCCGCCCTTGTGGGCTGA
- a CDS encoding alpha-E domain-containing protein, with the protein MLSRTAENLYWMARYMERAEATARLLTMGQRMAILPGAHHRDEWRSVVRATGVDGPFPEGIQVAERDAISYLMLDLDNPSSIRSCLLKARANAKSARTMLTQDMWEALNEGWRKLDSYDVGEARQQLPALIDWVKTRVMTFRGAAHSGQLRNEGHDFLRAGSALERAQMTLRLLDVKYYVLLPETEVIGGNRDHYQWTSVLYALSGARAYHHVYGGTYTPWQITDFLMLNRLFPRSVAYCYEQLDYRLNRLAGWHNGRGTCHDTVRRMVNDLEQLDSGEIFRVGLHETVLGGLKMTNQLGAEIAQTYHFG; encoded by the coding sequence ATGCTGAGCCGGACTGCCGAAAATCTCTACTGGATGGCGCGTTACATGGAGCGGGCGGAGGCTACGGCTCGTCTGCTTACCATGGGACAGCGCATGGCGATCCTGCCGGGGGCACATCATCGCGATGAGTGGCGGTCGGTCGTGCGGGCAACCGGGGTCGATGGCCCGTTCCCCGAAGGCATACAGGTGGCCGAGAGAGACGCCATATCCTATCTGATGCTGGACCTGGATAATCCGAGTTCCATTCGGTCCTGCCTGCTGAAGGCGCGTGCCAATGCCAAGTCGGCGCGCACCATGCTGACTCAGGACATGTGGGAGGCGCTGAACGAAGGTTGGCGCAAGCTGGACAGCTATGATGTGGGGGAAGCGCGGCAGCAGCTCCCGGCGCTGATCGATTGGGTCAAGACGCGGGTCATGACTTTCCGGGGTGCGGCGCATTCCGGGCAGTTGCGCAATGAAGGACATGACTTCCTGCGTGCCGGGTCGGCGCTGGAGCGGGCGCAGATGACGTTGCGGCTGCTCGACGTCAAATATTATGTGCTGTTGCCAGAGACCGAGGTGATCGGGGGAAACCGGGACCATTATCAGTGGACGTCCGTTCTCTATGCGCTGTCGGGCGCGCGGGCCTATCACCATGTCTATGGCGGCACCTACACGCCCTGGCAGATCACCGATTTTCTGATGCTGAACCGGCTTTTCCCGCGCAGTGTAGCCTATTGCTATGAACAGCTTGACTATCGGCTCAATCGGCTGGCGGGTTGGCACAATGGGCGGGGGACCTGCCATGACACGGTGCGGCGGATGGTGAACGATCTGGAACAGTTGGACAGCGGCGAGATTTTCCGCGTCGGTCTGCATGAAACCGTGCTGGGCGGATTGAAGATGACCAATCAATTAGGCGCGGAGATCGCGCAGACCTATCATTTCGGATGA
- a CDS encoding peptidase, which translates to MTYCVAVRVDQGLVMLSDTRTNAGMDNIARFRKSFTYSVPGERALVLMCSGNLSITQGVKTMLGRAIKDSQVDPDVESILNCATMHRAAQLVGDAMCEMQHHYRSTIEMQGSGADASILLAGQRRGGKPRLYLIYSAGNFIEATEDTPFFQIGEHKYGKPILDRIIKRETSLEDATKAVLVSMDSTLRSNLSVGMPLDLTVIERGQFDFRIRTRIEADNEEFQLLSLSWSAALRKGFEDLPNVID; encoded by the coding sequence ATGACCTATTGTGTGGCGGTGCGCGTGGACCAAGGACTGGTCATGCTGTCGGACACCCGCACCAATGCGGGGATGGACAATATCGCCCGCTTTCGGAAAAGCTTTACCTACAGCGTGCCGGGCGAGAGGGCGCTGGTGCTTATGTGTTCGGGCAACCTGTCCATCACGCAGGGCGTCAAGACGATGCTGGGCCGCGCGATCAAGGATTCGCAGGTCGATCCGGACGTTGAAAGCATCCTTAACTGTGCGACGATGCACCGTGCGGCGCAATTGGTCGGCGACGCCATGTGCGAGATGCAGCATCATTACCGCAGCACCATAGAAATGCAGGGTTCTGGGGCCGATGCTTCCATCCTGCTCGCGGGGCAGCGGCGCGGGGGAAAGCCGCGCCTCTACCTTATCTATTCGGCGGGCAACTTCATCGAAGCGACGGAGGACACGCCCTTTTTCCAGATTGGCGAGCATAAATATGGCAAGCCGATCCTGGATCGGATCATCAAGCGCGAGACGAGTCTGGAGGATGCAACCAAGGCGGTGCTGGTGTCGATGGATTCGACGCTGCGATCCAACCTGTCGGTGGGCATGCCGCTGGACCTGACGGTGATCGAGCGCGGCCAGTTTGATTTCCGTATCCGCACCCGTATCGAGGCCGATAACGAGGAATTTCAGCTGCTTTCTCTCAGCTGGTCGGCGGCGCTGCGCAAGGGGTTTGAAGACCTGCCCAACGTCATTGATTGA
- a CDS encoding potassium transporter Kup: MADKDLLVSGGSHAVHGPLHGLALGALGVVFGDIGTSPLYALKESFVGHHPLTVDPAHIYGVLSLIFWTMTLVVTVKYVFIILRADNNGEGGSMALLALIGRRMGETRWTPTIAALGVLATALFYGDAIITPAVSVLSAVEGLTVVQAGLTPLVLPIAIVILIALFIIQSIGTARVGALFGPIMAVYFLALAILGIVNIMRHPEIFAIVNPWWALRFFLIDPKLAFLALGSVVLAVTGAEALYADMGHFGRKAISIAWLYAALPCLMLNYLGQGALLLDEPAAAQNPFFLLAPEWARLPLVILATMATVIASQAVISGAFSVTRQAVQLGFLPRLRILHTSASAAGQIYVPLINWTLLVLVIMLVLGFGSSSNLAAAYGIAVTGTMVITTCMMGALMFSVWRWNPFVAGMVTGLFLIIDGAYFLSNATKIPDGGWFPLLVAAIAFLALTTWATGRRIMRNRLREDAMDLDLFIKSAGASLKRVPGTAIFLSSTTEGVPPALLHNVKHNRILHERNIILTVRAEDVPHLPYDGRTSAEDHGAGFYRLILRHGFMENVDVPAAMKAVRDCGGPIGVADTSYFLSRETLVPSSRPGMAIWRERLFAWMVRNAESPMAFFKLPTNRVVELGSQLEI, encoded by the coding sequence ATGGCTGACAAGGACTTGCTGGTTAGCGGGGGAAGCCATGCGGTGCATGGTCCGCTACACGGCCTCGCGCTCGGCGCGTTGGGGGTGGTGTTTGGGGACATCGGAACCTCTCCACTCTATGCGCTGAAGGAAAGCTTTGTCGGCCACCATCCTCTGACGGTCGACCCGGCCCATATCTATGGCGTGCTATCGCTGATCTTCTGGACCATGACGCTGGTTGTCACGGTCAAATATGTGTTCATCATCCTGCGCGCCGACAATAATGGCGAAGGCGGCAGCATGGCGTTGCTGGCGCTGATTGGGCGGCGGATGGGCGAGACGCGATGGACGCCGACGATCGCGGCGCTGGGCGTGCTTGCCACCGCGCTCTTTTACGGGGATGCGATCATTACTCCGGCGGTATCCGTGCTGTCGGCGGTAGAGGGGCTGACGGTGGTGCAGGCGGGGCTGACGCCGCTGGTGCTGCCGATCGCGATCGTTATCCTGATCGCCCTGTTCATTATCCAGAGCATCGGCACGGCGCGAGTCGGCGCGCTGTTCGGGCCGATCATGGCGGTCTATTTCCTGGCGCTTGCCATCCTGGGTATCGTCAACATAATGCGGCACCCGGAGATTTTCGCCATCGTCAATCCTTGGTGGGCGCTGCGCTTCTTCCTGATCGATCCGAAACTGGCCTTTCTGGCTTTGGGATCGGTGGTGCTGGCGGTGACGGGGGCGGAGGCGCTCTATGCCGATATGGGGCATTTCGGGCGCAAGGCGATCAGCATCGCGTGGCTTTATGCGGCGCTGCCGTGCCTGATGCTCAATTATCTGGGGCAGGGGGCGTTGCTGCTGGATGAGCCCGCGGCGGCGCAGAATCCGTTCTTCCTGCTTGCTCCCGAATGGGCGAGGTTGCCGTTGGTGATCCTGGCGACAATGGCGACGGTGATTGCGAGCCAGGCGGTCATATCCGGCGCCTTTTCCGTGACGCGGCAGGCGGTGCAGCTGGGTTTTCTGCCACGCCTGCGCATCCTGCATACCAGCGCTTCGGCGGCAGGGCAGATCTATGTGCCGCTGATCAACTGGACGCTGCTGGTGCTGGTCATCATGCTGGTGCTGGGCTTTGGCAGTTCGAGCAATTTGGCGGCGGCCTATGGTATTGCGGTGACCGGGACCATGGTCATCACCACCTGCATGATGGGAGCGTTGATGTTCAGCGTATGGCGTTGGAACCCCTTCGTCGCGGGCATGGTGACGGGCCTGTTCCTGATCATCGACGGCGCATATTTCCTGTCGAATGCGACGAAGATCCCGGATGGCGGATGGTTCCCTCTGCTGGTCGCGGCCATAGCTTTCCTGGCGTTGACGACCTGGGCGACGGGACGGCGGATCATGCGCAACCGTCTGCGCGAAGATGCGATGGACCTGGATTTGTTCATCAAGTCAGCCGGAGCGTCGTTGAAGCGGGTGCCGGGTACGGCAATCTTTCTGTCTTCAACGACGGAGGGTGTTCCGCCGGCCCTGCTTCACAACGTCAAACACAACCGTATCCTGCATGAGCGCAACATCATCCTGACCGTGCGGGCGGAGGATGTCCCACATTTGCCCTATGACGGCCGTACCAGCGCCGAAGATCATGGCGCGGGTTTCTATCGCCTGATCCTGCGCCATGGCTTCATGGAAAATGTCGATGTGCCAGCCGCGATGAAGGCGGTGCGCGACTGCGGCGGGCCGATCGGCGTGGCTGACACCAGCTATTTCCTCAGCCGTGAGACGCTCGTGCCGTCCTCACGCCCCGGCATGGCCATATGGCGCGAGCGGCTGTTCGCCTGGATGGTGCGTAATGCGGAAAGCCCGATGGCGTTTTTCAAGCTGCCGACCAATCGGGTGGTGGAACTGGGATCGCAGCTGGAAATCTGA